The Thermoleophilaceae bacterium genome has a window encoding:
- the nuoH gene encoding NADH-quinone oxidoreductase subunit NuoH encodes MIVPFADVNYVEGTLVMIAKSVIIFLFVLQVVPLILLLERKLLGRFQQRIGPNRVGPYGLMQPLADVLKLLSKEASTPNTAVPWMMAIAPVISIFTAVVTLAIIPFGDNGDWGGNFGLYGIDVPIGILFYFAFGALAFYALMLGGWASGSKYSFLGAMRSAAQLISYEIALGLSLLGVVIQAQSMSLVSIVHAQHNLWYVVPQFVGFCIFLVAGFAETNRPPFDLAEGDSEIVGGYNTEFGGMRFGSFFMAEYMEVLIISGIAAACFLGGWHGPGPGFLDPVWVIVKMFVFLFLFVWVRATLPRLRYDQLMSFGWKILLPLATLNVLVTAIVLVV; translated from the coding sequence GTGATCGTCCCGTTCGCCGATGTGAACTACGTGGAGGGCACGCTGGTGATGATCGCCAAGTCGGTGATCATCTTCCTGTTCGTGCTGCAGGTGGTGCCGCTCATCCTGCTGCTCGAGCGCAAGCTGCTCGGTCGCTTCCAGCAGCGCATCGGCCCGAACCGCGTGGGCCCCTACGGCCTGATGCAGCCGCTCGCCGACGTGCTCAAGCTGCTGTCGAAGGAGGCGTCCACGCCGAACACGGCGGTGCCGTGGATGATGGCCATCGCGCCGGTGATCTCGATCTTCACCGCCGTCGTCACGCTCGCGATCATCCCGTTCGGCGACAACGGCGACTGGGGCGGCAACTTCGGCCTCTACGGCATCGACGTGCCGATCGGGATCCTCTTCTACTTCGCCTTCGGCGCGCTCGCCTTCTACGCGCTCATGCTCGGCGGCTGGGCCTCCGGGTCGAAGTACTCGTTCCTCGGCGCGATGCGCTCCGCCGCGCAGCTGATCTCGTACGAGATCGCGCTCGGCCTGTCTCTGCTGGGCGTGGTGATCCAGGCACAGTCGATGTCGCTCGTGTCGATCGTGCACGCCCAGCACAACCTCTGGTACGTGGTGCCGCAGTTCGTCGGCTTCTGCATCTTCCTGGTGGCCGGCTTCGCCGAGACCAACCGGCCGCCATTCGACCTCGCGGAGGGCGACTCGGAGATCGTCGGCGGCTACAACACCGAGTTCGGCGGCATGCGCTTCGGCTCGTTCTTCATGGCCGAGTACATGGAGGTGCTGATCATCTCGGGCATCGCCGCCGCCTGCTTCCTCGGCGGCTGGCACGGCCCCGGTCCGGGCTTCCTGGATCCGGTCTGGGTGATCGTGAAGATGTTCGTCTTCCTGTTCCTGTTCGTCTGGGTGCGCGCGACACTTCCGC